In the genome of Balneola sp., one region contains:
- a CDS encoding pyruvate, phosphate dikinase, protein MQEKHFVYRFGKKTDGNRTMRELIGGKGANLAEMCNIGVPVPPGFTISTEACQYTIEHAMVWPEELYDQVLDGIHHIEKETGTKFGDPVNPLLVSVRSGAAVSMPGMMDTILNLGINDTVVEALIKKTGNERFVYDSYRRFIDMFGDVVMGVAHEHFEEAIEHLKEQVNVKEDIELSANDLKILTDRYKAIYRKHSGHMFPEDPVEQLKFAINAVFSSWNSGRAIKYREISHITGLAGTGVNVQAMVYGNMGENSATGVCFTRNPSTGEHELYGEYLVNAQGEDVVAGIRTPQPIQKMKRQMPNVYDELFRYTSKLEGHYKNMQDIEFTVQEGVLYILQTRNGKRTGTAAVKIAVDLVNQDVLSKEEAISTLVEPEHIEQLLHPQFSVDDFKEEEILGKGLPASPGAAVGKVVFSSKKAEKAAEAGEMVILVRIETSPEDVGGMSSAEGILTSRGGMTSHAAVVARGWGKPCVAGCSDIVINYKNKSFTNGEVTVNEGDWISIDGTRGMIMLGQHNMHPPVLSEEYETFMRWVSGFEKIDVRANAETPEDASLARKLGAKGIGLARTEHMFFKDDRVIAMRRMIVAETTEERTRALNKILPFQKEDFKGIFRVMDGLPVTVRLLDPPLHEFLPQSKSEIKEVADDLGISVEVLKRKVTALREFNPMLGHRGCRLGITHPEITEMQTRAIIEAALELKKEGVTVIPEIMIPLVGNVREYINQRAIVEQTAEQVFGEFKDRLSFKIGTMIEVPRAALVANQIAKEAEFFSFGTNDLTQMALGYSRDDAAKFIPHYLEEGILKDDPFQTLDKDGVGQLVHMGTELGHASNPDLKIGICGEHGGDPASIDFCYKLGMDYVSCSPYRVPIAHLAIAQSVIKHGSFKKKAEFITN, encoded by the coding sequence ATGCAAGAAAAACACTTTGTGTACCGGTTTGGAAAGAAGACTGACGGTAATAGAACGATGCGCGAACTAATTGGAGGTAAAGGAGCGAACCTCGCCGAAATGTGTAACATTGGAGTTCCCGTCCCACCGGGATTTACCATATCAACAGAAGCATGCCAGTATACCATTGAACATGCAATGGTTTGGCCAGAGGAGTTATATGATCAAGTACTGGATGGAATCCATCACATAGAGAAAGAAACAGGAACCAAATTTGGGGATCCGGTAAATCCTTTATTGGTTTCGGTTCGATCCGGAGCTGCTGTTTCTATGCCAGGGATGATGGATACGATATTGAATCTGGGTATAAACGATACCGTTGTTGAAGCACTGATCAAAAAGACAGGGAACGAACGCTTTGTGTATGATAGCTATCGTCGCTTTATAGATATGTTTGGAGATGTTGTTATGGGGGTAGCTCACGAACATTTTGAAGAAGCAATTGAGCACCTTAAAGAACAGGTGAATGTGAAAGAGGATATAGAGCTTTCAGCCAATGATCTAAAAATTCTAACAGATCGATACAAAGCTATTTATCGTAAACATTCAGGCCATATGTTTCCTGAAGATCCTGTTGAGCAATTAAAGTTCGCCATCAATGCAGTGTTTTCATCCTGGAACAGTGGTAGAGCCATTAAATACAGAGAGATTAGCCATATTACAGGTCTTGCTGGTACCGGGGTAAATGTGCAGGCCATGGTGTATGGAAATATGGGAGAGAACAGTGCTACTGGTGTTTGTTTCACTCGAAATCCATCTACCGGAGAGCACGAACTGTATGGTGAATACCTTGTGAATGCACAGGGAGAAGACGTTGTAGCAGGTATCCGTACTCCACAGCCAATTCAAAAAATGAAAAGGCAGATGCCTAATGTGTATGACGAACTTTTCAGGTACACAAGCAAACTGGAAGGACATTATAAAAACATGCAGGATATTGAATTCACTGTGCAGGAGGGGGTGCTTTATATCTTGCAGACCAGAAACGGAAAAAGAACCGGAACTGCAGCTGTAAAGATCGCTGTCGATTTAGTGAACCAGGATGTACTATCGAAAGAAGAGGCTATAAGTACACTTGTTGAGCCGGAGCATATTGAGCAGCTACTGCATCCTCAATTCTCGGTGGATGATTTTAAGGAAGAGGAAATACTTGGAAAAGGATTACCAGCATCTCCTGGTGCAGCTGTTGGTAAGGTAGTTTTCTCCAGTAAAAAGGCAGAAAAAGCTGCTGAAGCTGGAGAAATGGTGATTCTGGTTCGCATTGAAACCAGCCCGGAAGATGTTGGTGGCATGTCTTCAGCTGAGGGAATACTGACATCTCGTGGAGGAATGACCTCACATGCAGCTGTAGTGGCTCGCGGTTGGGGCAAACCTTGTGTTGCCGGATGTAGTGATATTGTTATCAACTATAAGAATAAGTCATTCACAAATGGTGAAGTAACCGTGAATGAGGGCGACTGGATTTCAATTGATGGTACTCGAGGCATGATCATGTTGGGACAGCATAATATGCACCCTCCTGTATTAAGCGAGGAATATGAAACCTTTATGCGTTGGGTATCCGGATTCGAAAAAATAGATGTCCGCGCCAATGCCGAAACTCCGGAAGATGCTTCGCTTGCAAGAAAACTTGGTGCCAAGGGTATAGGCCTCGCTCGTACCGAGCACATGTTCTTTAAAGATGATCGGGTTATTGCAATGCGCCGAATGATTGTAGCTGAAACTACCGAAGAGCGTACCAGGGCTTTGAATAAAATTCTTCCTTTCCAGAAGGAAGACTTCAAAGGCATTTTCAGAGTAATGGATGGGTTACCGGTGACAGTTCGGTTACTTGATCCGCCTCTTCACGAGTTTTTACCTCAAAGCAAAAGTGAAATCAAAGAAGTAGCAGATGATTTGGGAATAAGCGTAGAAGTACTGAAACGGAAAGTAACAGCTCTAAGGGAATTCAACCCAATGCTTGGACACCGCGGATGTCGATTGGGGATCACACATCCTGAAATTACAGAAATGCAGACTAGAGCGATCATCGAGGCTGCTCTGGAGCTAAAGAAAGAAGGAGTAACCGTTATTCCCGAAATCATGATTCCTTTAGTAGGAAACGTAAGGGAATACATAAATCAGCGTGCCATTGTTGAGCAAACAGCTGAGCAAGTATTTGGTGAGTTCAAAGATCGACTAAGTTTCAAAATTGGAACTATGATTGAAGTACCCAGGGCAGCTTTAGTAGCTAATCAAATAGCTAAAGAGGCGGAGTTTTTCTCATTTGGAACGAATGATCTAACCCAGATGGCACTAGGCTATAGTAGAGATGACGCCGCAAAATTTATCCCTCATTACCTGGAAGAAGGTATCCTGAAAGATGACCCATTTCAGACCTTAGATAAGGATGGTGTCGGGCAACTTGTTCATATGGGTACTGAGCTTGGACACGCTTCCAATCCTGACCTAAAGATTGGAATTTGTGGTGAGCATGGAGGTGATCCTGCTAGTATAGATTTCTGCTATAAACTAGGAATGGACTATGTATCGTGCTCGCCATATAGAGTGCCAATAGCTCACCTGGCAATAGCACAATCAGTAATCAAACACGGGAGCTTCAAAAAAAAAGCTGAATTTATAACAAATTAG
- a CDS encoding TonB-dependent receptor, whose translation MTSALFIVTLLVSLSGTPLDSLESSFIISGTITDAQDRESVSFSYIHLEELNRTTTSNSEGYFELKNIPAGNYTLSIHRIGYKTQKRKIELEKNISLDIVLSATILTSETVEVISSDNSLTGSSIGHASKSVSGSSLRRDLGSTLANTLSNLPGFEQRSLGNATTRPVIRGLGDERLIILQDGLTTGDVSDQSADHAVSVDPIASSEIEIAKGAAALQYGANAVGGIVNVVNNLVASTKPNTINGTATLNAQSVNTSASGAINLSLPTSDFVINTHLNGKIGGDTNTPEGIIENTQFETTNSAVGISYVRDWGYIGGSFGTYLSNYGIPPDPNGHPDGVDIEMRKFNYALKGEYLIENSVFKTIEADFSINNYNHKEFETTSSIGTEFGLVTTTAQVNANHGELGFFESGKIGLWAEAEDYAVFGASTPDANSYKIGVYIIENMHLGALHLETGVRYDYVLNEPIEDDPDSDIGFIRARDFHALSSSVNAWYDLGKGFSVGTVLLHSFRAPSLEELYSEGPHLASFSFEIGNPNLDPERSLAKEVFTQWQGEASTFRAALFHNGFSNFNYARNTGEQNVRFPTLDNYQFVGTKARLYGFEIAGESKITNRIVADASASFTIGEQDTTSLTGDSGVQPLPQIPPLKVKFSLKYVKGGLEAGSRLVLASNQDRTGEFETETDGYVLTNLFSQYRFSSNKLLHTFSLGINNLFDVEYRNHLSRIKELNPEPGRNITFLYRVYF comes from the coding sequence ATGACCTCTGCTTTATTTATCGTAACTCTCCTTGTGAGCCTATCGGGAACTCCGTTAGACTCCTTGGAGAGTTCGTTTATTATTTCCGGTACTATAACTGATGCACAAGATCGTGAATCAGTATCCTTTTCTTACATACACCTCGAAGAGTTAAACCGTACAACTACTTCTAATAGCGAAGGCTATTTCGAATTAAAAAACATACCTGCCGGAAATTACACACTTAGTATTCACCGAATCGGGTATAAAACTCAAAAGAGGAAAATTGAATTAGAGAAAAATATTTCTCTGGATATTGTACTCTCCGCTACTATTCTTACCTCAGAAACGGTGGAGGTTATTTCCTCCGATAATAGTCTTACAGGTTCCAGTATAGGTCATGCCTCAAAAAGTGTTTCTGGTTCTTCTTTGCGGAGAGATTTGGGTTCTACTTTAGCTAATACCTTATCCAACCTTCCAGGGTTTGAGCAGCGATCACTAGGCAATGCCACTACCCGACCCGTGATTCGAGGGTTAGGAGATGAACGGTTAATAATCTTACAAGATGGTTTAACAACCGGAGACGTTTCTGATCAATCTGCTGATCATGCAGTATCAGTTGATCCGATTGCCAGTTCCGAAATAGAAATTGCCAAAGGCGCTGCCGCACTACAATATGGAGCTAATGCGGTAGGAGGAATTGTTAATGTGGTCAATAACCTTGTTGCTTCAACAAAGCCAAATACAATAAATGGAACAGCGACATTAAATGCTCAATCAGTAAATACCAGTGCATCAGGAGCGATAAATCTTTCGCTACCTACTAGTGATTTTGTTATAAACACTCATCTAAATGGAAAGATTGGTGGCGATACAAATACACCCGAAGGAATTATTGAAAACACTCAATTTGAAACTACAAACAGCGCTGTTGGAATAAGTTATGTGCGTGATTGGGGGTATATCGGAGGTTCTTTTGGAACTTATTTGAGTAATTATGGAATACCGCCGGACCCAAATGGTCATCCAGATGGTGTTGATATTGAGATGCGAAAATTTAATTACGCACTGAAGGGAGAGTATTTAATAGAAAACTCTGTGTTCAAAACTATTGAAGCAGATTTCAGCATTAATAATTACAATCATAAAGAATTTGAAACCACCAGCTCCATTGGAACTGAATTTGGATTAGTTACCACTACTGCTCAAGTAAATGCAAATCATGGCGAGTTGGGCTTCTTTGAAAGTGGTAAAATCGGACTTTGGGCGGAAGCCGAAGACTATGCAGTTTTCGGAGCTAGCACTCCGGATGCCAATAGCTATAAAATCGGGGTATATATTATTGAAAATATGCATCTGGGGGCTCTGCACCTGGAAACCGGAGTGAGATACGATTACGTACTTAATGAGCCTATAGAAGATGATCCGGATTCAGATATCGGATTTATAAGAGCCAGAGATTTCCATGCCCTTTCCAGCTCTGTGAACGCTTGGTATGACTTAGGAAAAGGGTTTTCAGTTGGCACTGTTTTACTACATTCATTCCGAGCTCCATCACTTGAGGAATTATATTCGGAAGGGCCTCACCTGGCTTCATTTAGTTTTGAAATTGGTAACCCCAACCTTGATCCTGAGAGGAGTCTTGCTAAAGAGGTTTTTACACAATGGCAGGGAGAAGCCTCAACATTCAGAGCCGCTTTATTCCATAACGGGTTTTCTAACTTCAATTATGCAAGAAATACCGGGGAACAAAATGTTCGATTTCCAACCCTGGACAACTACCAGTTTGTAGGAACAAAAGCCCGGCTTTATGGATTTGAAATTGCAGGAGAATCAAAAATTACCAACCGAATTGTAGCTGATGCTTCGGCAAGCTTTACCATTGGAGAGCAAGATACTACCTCTTTGACCGGAGACTCAGGTGTTCAGCCTCTCCCCCAGATTCCCCCTCTTAAAGTCAAGTTTTCATTGAAATATGTTAAAGGAGGGTTAGAAGCCGGAAGTCGATTAGTCCTTGCTTCAAACCAAGACCGAACAGGAGAATTTGAAACTGAAACGGATGGATATGTACTTACCAATTTATTTTCTCAATACCGGTTCAGTTCAAATAAGCTACTTCATACTTTCTCTCTTGGTATTAATAACCTATTTGATGTAGAATACAGAAACCATTTGTCAAGGATCAAAGAATTAAATCCTGAACCCGGTAGGAATATCACTTTTCTCTACCGAGTTTACTTTTAA
- a CDS encoding methylated-DNA--[protein]-cysteine S-methyltransferase has product MTYQSYLNTPIGYLRILSNGEGITEIKFQDTDGPEDPDIHTESARTQLREYFEGNRNQFNLTIDLRGTKFEEEVWNELKIIPHGSTTTYGTIAQKLGDRNFAQAVGHANGKNPIAVVIPCHRVIGSDNKLVGYAGGLHRKEWLLKHEGALLL; this is encoded by the coding sequence TTGACCTACCAAAGCTACCTTAATACTCCTATCGGATATCTTCGAATTCTTTCTAATGGAGAAGGCATTACAGAAATAAAATTCCAGGATACAGATGGGCCTGAGGATCCGGATATTCATACTGAATCTGCACGGACCCAGCTCAGAGAATACTTCGAAGGAAATAGAAATCAATTTAATCTTACTATTGACTTGAGGGGAACAAAATTTGAAGAAGAAGTTTGGAATGAGCTTAAAATCATTCCTCATGGCTCTACTACTACCTATGGAACCATCGCACAAAAACTCGGAGATAGGAATTTTGCCCAGGCTGTTGGACATGCAAATGGAAAAAACCCGATAGCCGTAGTGATCCCTTGCCATCGGGTTATAGGATCAGATAACAAACTGGTTGGCTATGCAGGAGGATTACATAGGAAAGAATGGTTATTAAAGCATGAAGGAGCATTACTTTTATAA
- a CDS encoding amidohydrolase — MKKLLLLIFTISIPNLLIAQGMPDAPPRAEGEGPFERMIIRGVHMIDGTGSPATGPVDIVIEGNRITSINTVGYPGLPINERRRPQADENTKVVDATGMYVLPGFFDMHAHTGGNAQGTTPEYVYKLWLAHGITSIREPGSFLGMDWNLRHREMSKRNEITAPRISAWIGFGQGFDGTITTAEQAREWVQMIHERGANGIKFFGASPEVYSAAIDEANKLGLGTMTHHAQTRVVYNNALTSARLGLTSMTHWYGLPEALFEDKIIQDYPLDYNYNNEQHRFEEAGNLWKQAAKPGSEKWNAVMDELVELDFSINPTMTIYEASRDLMKERRAEWHEKYTLPSLWRFYAPSRISHGSYWLDWGTEQEIAWKENYKIWMQFLNEFKNKGGRVTLGSDAGYIYKLYGFGYIQEMELLREAGFHPLEIFQSASLKGAEVLGVDHELGTIEVGKLADLVIVDANPMANLKVLYGTGAIFVDEYNNIKRHGGVVYTIKDGIIFDAKQLLKDVEEMVSKAKAEEDFTITQPGLDY; from the coding sequence ATGAAAAAGCTACTTCTCCTGATTTTTACGATCAGTATTCCCAATCTGTTAATTGCTCAAGGTATGCCTGACGCTCCTCCAAGAGCAGAAGGTGAAGGCCCTTTTGAGCGAATGATCATTCGTGGAGTTCATATGATTGATGGAACAGGTTCTCCGGCAACAGGCCCTGTAGATATTGTAATAGAAGGAAACAGAATTACCAGTATCAATACAGTTGGATACCCCGGCCTTCCCATTAACGAGCGTAGAAGGCCTCAGGCTGATGAGAATACAAAAGTAGTGGACGCTACGGGAATGTATGTACTACCTGGCTTTTTTGATATGCATGCGCATACTGGTGGTAACGCACAAGGAACAACTCCTGAATATGTTTATAAGCTTTGGTTAGCTCATGGTATTACTTCTATAAGAGAACCCGGCTCTTTTCTTGGCATGGATTGGAATCTGAGGCATCGTGAAATGAGCAAGAGAAATGAAATTACGGCTCCAAGAATTTCTGCATGGATAGGTTTTGGGCAGGGATTTGATGGGACAATAACTACAGCTGAACAGGCCCGGGAATGGGTGCAAATGATTCATGAAAGGGGTGCTAATGGGATTAAATTCTTTGGAGCATCACCAGAAGTGTATTCTGCTGCAATTGATGAAGCAAATAAGCTTGGACTGGGAACCATGACTCATCATGCTCAAACGAGAGTGGTGTATAATAATGCGCTTACCTCGGCTCGATTAGGGCTCACAAGTATGACCCACTGGTACGGATTACCCGAGGCTTTATTCGAAGACAAAATTATCCAGGATTACCCCTTAGACTATAATTATAATAATGAGCAACACCGCTTTGAAGAGGCAGGGAATCTCTGGAAACAAGCTGCAAAACCCGGTTCTGAAAAGTGGAATGCTGTAATGGATGAACTGGTCGAACTCGACTTCTCCATTAATCCAACCATGACCATTTACGAAGCAAGCCGCGACTTGATGAAAGAACGAAGAGCAGAATGGCATGAAAAATACACCCTCCCTTCTCTTTGGAGATTCTATGCACCTAGTCGCATTTCTCATGGTTCTTATTGGTTAGATTGGGGAACAGAGCAGGAAATAGCATGGAAAGAGAATTATAAAATCTGGATGCAATTTTTAAACGAGTTCAAGAATAAAGGGGGACGAGTTACTCTTGGCTCAGACGCTGGATATATCTACAAGCTTTATGGTTTTGGATATATCCAGGAAATGGAATTACTTCGCGAAGCTGGCTTCCACCCTCTCGAAATCTTTCAATCAGCATCTCTAAAAGGAGCTGAGGTACTCGGTGTAGATCATGAGCTTGGAACAATTGAGGTAGGAAAGCTGGCGGATTTGGTAATTGTGGATGCCAATCCGATGGCCAACCTAAAAGTACTTTACGGTACCGGTGCAATTTTTGTCGATGAATATAATAACATTAAGCGCCATGGTGGGGTTGTATACACCATTAAAGATGGGATCATTTTTGATGCAAAACAGCTATTAAAGGATGTTGAAGAAATGGTGTCTAAAGCAAAAGCTGAGGAAGATTTCACCATCACTCAACCTGGACTTGATTACTAA
- a CDS encoding PepSY domain-containing protein codes for MSWHSRRDTRKIHRWGAIIIALPFLIVLITGLFLQLKKDVAWIQPASMEGVSTIPSITFEEILEVSKTIPEAEISSWAHIDRLDVRPDKGMVKVRAINHWEIQIDTETGEVLQAEFRRSDIIEAMHDGSWFHDLAKHWIFLPTGIIVTILWITGIYMFFIPYLNKRRNRKRLQRNK; via the coding sequence ATGAGTTGGCACTCTCGCCGCGACACACGTAAAATTCATCGATGGGGAGCTATTATTATTGCACTCCCCTTTCTTATTGTCCTGATTACGGGACTTTTTCTGCAACTAAAAAAAGATGTAGCATGGATACAGCCTGCATCTATGGAAGGGGTCTCTACCATTCCGTCTATTACGTTTGAAGAAATCCTGGAAGTATCAAAGACCATCCCTGAAGCAGAAATTTCCTCCTGGGCTCATATCGACCGCTTAGATGTACGACCCGATAAAGGCATGGTCAAAGTTCGGGCTATTAATCATTGGGAAATACAAATAGACACTGAAACTGGTGAAGTGCTTCAGGCCGAATTCAGACGCTCTGATATTATTGAAGCCATGCATGATGGCTCTTGGTTCCATGATCTAGCTAAGCACTGGATCTTTTTACCCACCGGCATCATAGTTACCATTCTTTGGATTACCGGGATATATATGTTCTTCATTCCTTACCTAAACAAGAGAAGGAATCGGAAACGACTTCAAAGAAACAAATAG
- a CDS encoding 5'-methylthioadenosine/adenosylhomocysteine nucleosidase produces the protein MDLFTHRHHSYHSLDYRDIYVLHSLPKQEKESETTSKKQIDVNTSRIAITGALTEEIQELLNYLQNHKEEHWNEITFHTGELFGREVVIVKCGVGKVFAALTTQKLIELYNPESLIFTGVAGALNPAFEIGDIVLANDCTQHDLDATGLGIPRGTVPYTNYRLFNCDKELLKKALQTPSEHTIHTGRILTGDQFLTDSSGLDYLTSELKGDAVEMEGAAVGFVCTLNKIPFLIIRTISDKADHSASVNFTEFVEEVSKNSLDVLRHLLS, from the coding sequence CTGGATCTTTTTACCCACCGGCATCATAGTTACCATTCTTTGGATTACCGGGATATATATGTTCTTCATTCCTTACCTAAACAAGAGAAGGAATCGGAAACGACTTCAAAGAAACAAATAGACGTGAATACTTCCCGCATTGCTATTACTGGAGCTTTGACAGAAGAAATCCAGGAGCTCCTCAATTATCTTCAAAATCATAAAGAAGAACACTGGAACGAGATAACTTTCCATACCGGAGAACTCTTTGGTAGAGAAGTTGTGATTGTAAAATGCGGAGTTGGAAAAGTATTCGCAGCCCTCACTACACAAAAACTTATTGAGCTATATAATCCTGAGTCTTTGATTTTCACTGGTGTTGCCGGTGCTCTAAACCCGGCTTTTGAAATTGGAGATATTGTTCTTGCAAATGATTGTACTCAACACGATCTGGATGCCACAGGTCTGGGAATTCCGCGTGGAACTGTTCCCTATACCAATTACCGACTTTTTAACTGTGATAAGGAATTACTCAAAAAGGCTCTTCAAACTCCTTCAGAACACACCATTCATACAGGCAGAATCCTGACAGGAGACCAGTTTTTAACCGATAGTTCAGGATTGGACTACCTCACTTCTGAGCTTAAAGGAGATGCCGTTGAAATGGAAGGCGCTGCAGTAGGATTCGTTTGCACTCTAAACAAGATTCCATTTCTTATTATTCGCACTATCTCCGATAAAGCTGATCATAGTGCCAGTGTTAACTTTACCGAATTTGTTGAAGAGGTTTCGAAAAACTCACTAGATGTATTGAGGCATTTACTGAGTTAG